From a single Pelmatolapia mariae isolate MD_Pm_ZW linkage group LG20, Pm_UMD_F_2, whole genome shotgun sequence genomic region:
- the LOC134618688 gene encoding cytosolic sulfotransferase 3-like, with the protein MNKPKITSMEARPRPELFDFHGVGMIKEFTENWDNIQNFKARPDDILIATYPKAGTTWVSYILDLLYFAHMSPDRQTSIPLHDRVPFLELCEPPMPTGTDLADKLPTTPRLIKTHLPVQFVPKSFWEQRCRVVYVARNAKDNAVSYFHFERMDSGMPEPGDWSTFLQNFMEGKMVFGSWYDHVNGWWEKKETYSNFHYMFYEDLIEDCGREIDRLCSFLGLSPSPEEKERVKASVTFDNMKRNKMTNYSTIYTMNQTTSPFMRKGKVGDWKNHFTVAQNEQFDEDYKQKMKNPDLKFRYEI; encoded by the exons ATGAACAAGCCCAAAATCACATCC ATGGAGGCGCGACCTCGACCAGAACTGTTTGACTTCCATGGAGTTGGCATGATCAAAGAGTTTACAGAAAACTGGGACAACATACAGAACTTCAAAGCAAGACCAGATGATATTCTTATTGCTACTTACCCTAAAGCAG GAACCACATGGGTCTCCTACATCCTAGATCTTTTGTATTTTGCGCACATGAGTCCAGACCGTCAGACTTCCATCCCTCTTCATGACAGAGTACCCTTCCTGGAGCTATGTGAACCCCCTATGCCCACAG GTACAGACTTGGCAGACAAACTTCCCACCACTCCTCGTCTCATTAAAACTCATCTACCAGTCCAGTTTGTACCAAAGTCCTTCTGGGAGCAGCGCTGCAGG GTAGTCTACGTGGCCCGCAATGCAAAGGACAATGCAGTGTCCTACTTCCATTTTGAACGCATGGACAGTGGCATGCCAGAACCGGGGGACTGGAGCACCTTCCTGCAGAACTTCATGGAGGGGAAGA tGGTTTTTGGATCGTGGTATGACCATGTGAATGGCTGGTGGGAGAAGAAGGAGACTTATTCAAATTTTCACTACATGTTCTATGAAGATTTGATTGAG GACTGTGGACGAGAAATAGACCGACTGTGTTCCTTCCTTGGTTTGTCTCCATCACCTGAAGAGAAGGAAAGAGTCAAAGCCAGTGTGACTTTTGACAATATGAAACGAAATAAAATGACCAACTACTCCACCATCTATACAATGAACCAGACTACATCTCCTTTCATGAGAAAAG GAAAAGTTGGTGACTGGAAGAACCACTTCACTGTGGCCCAGAATGAACAGTTTGATGAAGACTACAAGCAGAAAATGAAGAATCCTGATCTAAAGTTTCGTTATGAAATTTAG